GAGAAATAATAAGATGAATAAATATGTGGTAATCGTCGAGAGTCAAGTGTCGGATTTTGGTTTGCGTCCAATAATAGAAGCCAAGCGCAAGGGCTATAAAACAGTATTCGTTACCAATAAGCTCGCTAGGTACTCGGAGATACCAACATTCGATAAGGTTTTCTCAAGTTCGGTCGACGAAGTGTTGGAAATCGATGCGAACTCTTCATCTGTTATTTTGGAAGAGCTGAAAAAACGTAATATTGATAATGTACACGGTGTTTTGACAATTTGCGATTATAGCCTGGCGGTGGTGGCTGAACTCAGTCACTATCTGGGCTTGCCAGGTCTTTCTATCCAAGCGGCTGAAAACTGCCGAGACAAACTGAAGATGAGAGAAGCTTGCAAAGCCAAGGGGGTTGCAATCCCGGCTTATCTGCATGCGGAGACAGAAGAAGCAGCCGTGAACTTTGCTGAGCAGATTGGATTTCCGGTTGTTACCAAACCCATGACCGATTCCGCCAGTGTAGACGTCAAGCTGAGTTGGAGTGCGGATGATGTCCGACGTAGTTTCAAAGAACATATGCGATCCTCAATAAATATCAGAGGACAATTGAAACGCAAGGGCATGCTGTTGGAAGAGTATATGTCCGGCCCTGAGGTCAGCGTTGAGTCAGTGTACGTAAATGGAGAGAGGTTCTTTTACGGGGTGACTGATAAACAGTTGAGCGCGCATCCCTACTTCGTGGAAGTCGGCGATACATTTCCCAGCCTCTTGCCCAAAGATCTTTGCGAGCGCTGTATTGATGTCTGTCGCGAGGCCTTGGACGCAGTAGGGCATGATTTTGGCGTGGCACACGTTGAAATAAAAATTACTGAAGTCGGTCCGAAAATAGTTGAAGTCAACGGACGGGTGCCGGGTAATGAGATAACGAAAATCATCGAGCTGGCCACGGGCGTAGACTTGCTTGTCATTGCTGTAGATCAATATGTGGGTGATGTCCCCGACTGGCAGCCACGGCAGTCGCTGGCCGCAGCTTCAGTTTACTTGACTAGTTCAATAACTGGTGAAATCAGGGCCATATCTGGCATTGAGTTACTGGACCATGTTCCTGGCTTGGTCAAAAAAACGTTGTATGTATCGGTCGGTGATGAAGTTTCGGCGGCTTCGTCTAATCACGATATTCTCGGTGCTCTTGTTATTCAGAGTGATCACAGCGGACTTGCCCGGCGATGGGTGGATATGGCCGCCAATCAGATTAAATTCGAGATTGTCTGAAAATGGCACAGCTACGCATCAGCAGGGATATCGAAAATTTTTCGGCACTGGCGTGGGATAAGCATTTTTACAGTGGCGGTTTTTTTAGTCAGCATTCGTGGTGTACGCATGCTCAGCGCACGATGGATAAGGATGATTGTTATTACCTGTCAGTGGTTGACGGTGATGAAGTTGTCTCGGTGTTACCTGTTTATGCTCTCAGGGAAGACTCACCTTTTAAACTCTGCAGATTCGAGTTCGCTTTGGAGTCGCAGCGGAATGATACGGCTTCTAATGACCAGAAAAATTGGCAGGGTGTGCAATTATTTTGTGGCGGCAGGAATCCCTGCTTAACGACGGTTGGTCACACTGTTGCGTATCACGAGATAGAAATTTTGAGATCCATTGATAAGGAGCTTGAGGGGATTTGCAAGTCCCGACAAGTGAGTGGAGTTGGTTTTTTGTATGTTTCCGAATCTGACAAGGGGTTGATGTATGCCTTGGAAGAATTCGGGTATGAGAAACGCGTGACTCACTCCACTTTTTATCTAGATGTTCCTTTAACGGGGCTCTCAGCGTATATCGAGTCTCAGGGGAAGCGTAAGCGCGAACAAATTAGAAGAGAGATCAGAAATCTCCAGAACGCCGGCGTCGTCTATGAGGCTCTTTCACTCGATAAAACCGATCTTCTGCAGATTAGCGAGTTGGAGGCCAAGCTGTATAGGAAACACGGGGTGAGCGTCTCTCAAGAGCAGTTGATGGCCATATTGAAAAGCATCGCCACTAACGTTGAGTCCGCTAGCATTCTAACGGCGTGTTGTAAGGGGGAGTTGTACGGGTTTGTCGTGTTTTTTATATCCGGCGCAGAGGTCTTTGTCAGGCAGGTGGGGATTGATTATGAAAAAAAGCAAGAGCTTCCTGTTTATTTTGGGTTGATGTTTTATGAAATGATTGAACTCGCACACTCTAAAGACGCTACCCGGATCCACTACGGCATCGGGAGTGACGCCACCAAGCTATCCAGGGGGTGTAGCGAGATCAGGCAGTATTCATTTATCAAAAACGTCCGATAATTATCTCCAATAAATGAGTCTCTCATGGAAGAAATGAAGATTATTCACTGGGCTACTCCGCGCAGTATGTCAACGGTATTTGAGAAGGTTGTCAGCCAAGTGCCAGGTGTTGATATTATTCACGAGCCGTTCACTAATGACTATTATTTCGGCCCGGCGCGAAAATCCTCACGTTACGGTGATGATGAAAAACTCAAGCGGGAGTTAAGCCAAAACAAGCTTTGGCAAGCACGCTCGGAAAGGATGACCTTCATTAAGGAATTGGCATTTCAAGGTGAGCCATACATTAGCGAGCAACAGTTCCTTGACTATAAGCATAGTTTCATGATTCGACACCCTCAAAAAGTTTTAAACTCTCTTGTCAAGCTGAAGCCGGATGCGACTGATGAAGAGTTTGGTTTTGACTCGTTAATGGCAGCGTATGTGAAGGTGTGTAATCTTGCGGGATATTTACCCGCTGTCGTCGAAGGCGATCTGTTCCGCCAGCAACCCGAACCCATATTTGATAGGTACGCCACGGCGTTGGGTTTTACATGGGAAGGCAATATTTTTTCGTGGCCCGAGGGACGCATAAGTGCATGGAGCCAAGAAGAAGAGAAGTCGCAAGCTGTCTGGCATAAGGCACTTGAAGCAAGTAATGGAATATTACCTGCTCTTCAGGATGAGGTCGATGTGTCCATTCCCAAACATCTGCATCGCGCCTTTGATCGAGCGCTTGATATCTACGACACACTTTCGAAAAAAACACTGTAAAAAGGAGTGAGCACGATGCTGTCTAAAAACAAGAAATTTGATGTTATTCAACTCCCGAATATATCGCCATTGGCGAGCAGCGAATTTAATGAGTTGCCGAGCGACCCTTATTGCGGTTATGGGCAACGGTCACGCAGGTTTTCCCAGTATATGCTGTTTCACAATGGCACCGATTGGGTATTGAACGTCCTTCCTCACAGACCTTTTATACAATCCAAAGAGTACAATGCGTTTGTCGGGGGCGTCCCGCGCTACTTGGAGCCGTTAAGATTTGATCCGTCCGAGCAAATTATCAGTGGCGCGCTGCAAATTGGGTTAAGTACGGCCAACGCCTACCAAGTGAATGTGCACCAATGCAGAGTTATTACTAACAACGATATCAAGGGTGTATCTGTTCCAGAGGGGCCGCACCGTGACGGTCATGAGTATGGTCTTCTGGCTGTTTTTAGCAGGAACAATATCAGTGGTGGGGAAACGCAACTATTCCATAATGGAACCAAGGAAGATCCATTTTTCACTACAGTTCTTGAGCCTCAGACTGCTCTCATTTATGAAGACGGTGAGATGGTGCATAACGCTACGGATATCGTTGCACTGAATGATGACGGTGGTCATCGTGATCTCTGGATTGTTGCCTATAACACTTGGCCAAATCGCCGTTACGGACCTGAGTTTGAGGAGCGTGCAAAGCAGGAGGTCTCCAGTGTTCAATAAAGATCAAGCTGATTTGGTTCGTGCCG
The sequence above is drawn from the Pseudomonas sp. St316 genome and encodes:
- a CDS encoding GNAT family N-acetyltransferase encodes the protein MAQLRISRDIENFSALAWDKHFYSGGFFSQHSWCTHAQRTMDKDDCYYLSVVDGDEVVSVLPVYALREDSPFKLCRFEFALESQRNDTASNDQKNWQGVQLFCGGRNPCLTTVGHTVAYHEIEILRSIDKELEGICKSRQVSGVGFLYVSESDKGLMYALEEFGYEKRVTHSTFYLDVPLTGLSAYIESQGKRKREQIRREIRNLQNAGVVYEALSLDKTDLLQISELEAKLYRKHGVSVSQEQLMAILKSIATNVESASILTACCKGELYGFVVFFISGAEVFVRQVGIDYEKKQELPVYFGLMFYEMIELAHSKDATRIHYGIGSDATKLSRGCSEIRQYSFIKNVR
- a CDS encoding ATP-grasp domain-containing protein; the protein is MNKYVVIVESQVSDFGLRPIIEAKRKGYKTVFVTNKLARYSEIPTFDKVFSSSVDEVLEIDANSSSVILEELKKRNIDNVHGVLTICDYSLAVVAELSHYLGLPGLSIQAAENCRDKLKMREACKAKGVAIPAYLHAETEEAAVNFAEQIGFPVVTKPMTDSASVDVKLSWSADDVRRSFKEHMRSSINIRGQLKRKGMLLEEYMSGPEVSVESVYVNGERFFYGVTDKQLSAHPYFVEVGDTFPSLLPKDLCERCIDVCREALDAVGHDFGVAHVEIKITEVGPKIVEVNGRVPGNEITKIIELATGVDLLVIAVDQYVGDVPDWQPRQSLAAASVYLTSSITGEIRAISGIELLDHVPGLVKKTLYVSVGDEVSAASSNHDILGALVIQSDHSGLARRWVDMAANQIKFEIV
- a CDS encoding 2OG-Fe dioxygenase family protein, whose protein sequence is MLSKNKKFDVIQLPNISPLASSEFNELPSDPYCGYGQRSRRFSQYMLFHNGTDWVLNVLPHRPFIQSKEYNAFVGGVPRYLEPLRFDPSEQIISGALQIGLSTANAYQVNVHQCRVITNNDIKGVSVPEGPHRDGHEYGLLAVFSRNNISGGETQLFHNGTKEDPFFTTVLEPQTALIYEDGEMVHNATDIVALNDDGGHRDLWIVAYNTWPNRRYGPEFEERAKQEVSSVQ